A DNA window from Pontimonas salivibrio contains the following coding sequences:
- a CDS encoding metallopeptidase family protein: MVDGLDNLVFLVQDMPEQSEAVLGIYEGVALTERGDYGYGELPDRIVLYRQPLIEQSESLERLVHEIHVTLVHEIAHYYGIDDQQLHELGWG, translated from the coding sequence ATGGTCGATGGCCTCGACAACTTAGTGTTCTTAGTCCAAGACATGCCGGAACAGTCCGAGGCTGTCTTGGGGATTTATGAGGGCGTCGCGCTGACCGAACGCGGTGACTACGGCTACGGCGAATTACCCGACCGCATCGTGCTTTACCGTCAACCACTAATCGAACAATCGGAATCCTTAGAGCGCCTCGTACACGAAATTCACGTCACGCTGGTGCACGAAATTGCCCACTATTACGGCATTGACGACCAACAGCTTCACGAGTTGGGCTGGGGTTAA